The following coding sequences are from one Nilaparvata lugens isolate BPH chromosome 4, ASM1435652v1, whole genome shotgun sequence window:
- the LOC111061192 gene encoding probable methyltransferase-like protein 15 homolog, with protein MPSVTYLYHSRLGSNFVCLKFIGHSLCVDSTNRVVRHLSNCIGNPFNVSARKFSNYKETPEALSARKLSETKEKPLHIPVMKEEVLENAGLNNESVFLDMTFGAGGHTQSILDKYSSSKAYCLDRDPVAYQMACDLQTKYPERVVPLLGKFSELPGLLKEQDARQNYFDAILFDFGCSSMQFDEGGRGFSVSKNGPLDMRMDGNRHPQNPTAADVLATADEHDLYKIFKVYGEEKKARKIARAVVEARYLFTPLQTTRELADLISSVLVNETRTDKLDRHTHVATKIFQALRIFVNNELNEINYGLLLAQRYLRIGGRLITICFHSLEDLIVKRHITGNMTDNEINMLPLQYVDNSRWHDRQSIDEFTSSHWQPLLKHVLVPSDYEVESNPRSRSAKMRAAVRVS; from the coding sequence ATGCCTTCGGTGACGTATCTCTATCACAGTCGCCTAGGATCTAATTTTGTTTGCCTCAAGTTTATTGGCCACAGTTTATGCGTTGATTCTACTAATCGGGTAGTTAGACACCTCTCCAACTGCATAGGAAATCCATTTAATGTCTCAgctagaaaattttccaattacaaAGAAACCCCAGAAGCATTGTCAGCTAGAAAACTCTCCGAAACCAAAGAAAAACCGCTGCATATCCCAGTTATGAAGGAAGAGGTGCTTGAAAACGCTGGCCTCAACAACGAGTCTGTCTTCTTAGACATGACTTTCGGCGCGGGTGGACACACACAAAGCATTCTCGATAAATACTCCAGCTCCAAGGCCTACTGTTTGGACAGGGATCCGGTGGCATACCAGATGGCATGCGACTTGCAAACCAAATACCCTGAAAGAGTTGTGCCACTGCTGGGCAAGTTTAGCGAGTTGCCTGGGTTACTCAAGGAACAAGATGCGAGGCAGAACTATTTCGACGCCATTCTGTTCGATTTCGGATGTTCGTCGATGCAGTTCGATGAGGGAGGACGGGGGTTTTCTGTGAGCAAAAACGGGCCACTCGATATGAGGATGGACGGCAATCGGCACCCACAAAACCCGACCGCTGCCGACGTGCTGGCCACGGCTGATGAACACGATTTGTACAAAATTTTCAAGGTCTACGGCGAGGAAAAGAAGGCCAGAAAGATTGCTCGAGCTGTCGTGGAGGCTAGATACTTGTTCACGCCCCTACAAACCACACGAGAATTGGCCGACCTCATTTCCAGCGTCCTCGTCAACGAAACACGTACCGACAAACTTGACCGTCACACGCATGTTGCCACCAAAATCTTCCAAGCTCTGCGCATTTTTGTTAACAATGAACTCAACGAAATCAACTACGGCCTGTTGCTAGCTCAACGCTACCTGCGCATCGGCGGTCGGCTCATAACCATCTGTTTCCACTCACTGGAAGACCTGATCGTGAAGCGTCACATCACCGGCAATATGACTGACAACGAGATAAATATGCTGCCGCTGCAGTATGTCGATAACAGCCGGTGGCACGACAGGCAGTCCATTGACGAGTTCACCTCCTCCCATTGGCAGCCTCTGCTCAAACATGTGCTCGTGCCTTCTGACTATGAGGTCGAAAGCAATCCTCGAAGTAGGTCGGCCAAAATGAGGGCTGCCGTTAGAGTCAGCTAG